The following are encoded in a window of Methanobacterium sp. genomic DNA:
- a CDS encoding response regulator has protein sequence MYHTMILIVEDKPAIAVDLQSKFEYWGYHTPMIASSKEEALKIAIEIKPDLALIDIKLKADNGIDIAKEITDNLDTAVIYITGHFNEELMQLMRATKPYGYAVKPFEENQLKYTVENALYRRRIHQRIILSK, from the coding sequence ATGTATCATACAATGATCTTAATAGTTGAAGATAAACCAGCAATTGCAGTTGATCTTCAAAGCAAATTCGAATACTGGGGTTACCACACCCCCATGATAGCGTCGTCTAAAGAAGAAGCTTTAAAAATAGCTATCGAGATTAAACCAGACCTTGCACTCATAGATATTAAATTAAAAGCTGATAATGGAATAGATATTGCTAAGGAAATTACTGATAATCTTGATACGGCCGTGATTTATATCACTGGTCATTTTAATGAGGAACTGATGCAGTTAATGCGGGCAACAAAACCCTATGGATATGCAGTAAAACCTTTTGAGGAAAATCAGCTAAAATACACGGTTGAAAATGCTCTTTACAGACGTAGAATACATCAAAGGATTATTCTAAGTAAATAA
- the cofG gene encoding 7,8-didemethyl-8-hydroxy-5-deazariboflavin synthase CofG, with protein sequence MAEYSKSDIIVLLNAKGRDIVSLMSSAESKRKTNRITYSKNVFLPLTDICRNECGYCTFKKTPGDEGARILMKQEEIFSILKEADKWNCREALFTFGERPEETEDVRAALEALGYSNMTEYLHYICNETLKKTGLLPHSNPGVLKKSELKTLREVNASMGLMLETTSKRLMKTVVHEKSPGKDPDLRIKTIENAGKLKIPFTTGLLIGIGETIEERAESLLEIKRLNDKYGHIQEIIIQNFKPKPGTPMEHEREPSLMEMIKMVAVTKLLFPETGVQVPPNLNKRNAQIFLLAGADDWGGVSPVTNDYVNPEAPWPELDDLRKMTEEIGLFLDERLPVYPEFINEAFLSEKIMNKINSFKY encoded by the coding sequence ATGGCTGAATATTCAAAAAGTGATATAATAGTACTTTTAAATGCAAAAGGCAGAGATATTGTATCATTGATGTCTTCTGCAGAATCAAAAAGAAAGACAAACCGAATTACCTATTCAAAAAACGTTTTTTTACCTCTTACAGATATCTGCAGAAATGAATGTGGCTACTGCACCTTTAAAAAGACGCCTGGTGATGAAGGCGCACGGATTTTGATGAAGCAAGAAGAAATATTCAGTATTTTAAAGGAAGCAGATAAATGGAATTGCAGGGAAGCTTTATTTACCTTTGGAGAACGTCCTGAAGAAACAGAAGATGTAAGGGCAGCTCTTGAAGCTTTGGGCTATAGCAACATGACTGAATACCTTCATTATATCTGCAATGAAACACTCAAAAAGACAGGTCTTTTGCCGCACAGCAATCCAGGAGTACTTAAAAAAAGTGAATTAAAGACTTTAAGGGAAGTAAACGCATCAATGGGACTTATGCTTGAGACAACAAGCAAACGGCTGATGAAAACTGTGGTACACGAAAAAAGTCCCGGGAAAGACCCGGATTTAAGGATTAAAACTATTGAAAACGCGGGAAAACTGAAAATACCCTTCACTACCGGTCTCCTTATTGGCATTGGAGAAACGATTGAAGAAAGAGCAGAATCCCTCCTTGAGATAAAGCGTTTAAATGATAAGTATGGACACATTCAGGAGATAATTATTCAAAATTTCAAACCAAAACCAGGAACTCCAATGGAACATGAGAGAGAACCGTCATTAATGGAGATGATCAAAATGGTTGCTGTAACAAAGCTTTTATTTCCTGAAACTGGAGTTCAGGTTCCTCCGAATTTAAATAAACGTAATGCCCAGATATTTTTACTTGCAGGCGCTGATGATTGGGGTGGTGTTTCACCAGTTACCAATGATTATGTAAATCCAGAAGCACCATGGCCTGAGTTAGATGATTTAAGAAAAATGACAGAAGAAATAGGTTTATTTTTAGATGAAAGGCTTCCTGTATACCCTGAATTTATTAATGAAGCATTTTTAAGTGAAAAAATAATGAATAAGATAAATTCTTTTAAGTATTGA
- a CDS encoding DUF2120 family protein, whose protein sequence is MQTHKIAGKVMESLEAFHGSKPAIDAQNILIVRGMSGKKFDEDMDAVLSDLLKTIGAQEIDIFSKDGGDIIGIMDERIRANVPVQSETDISGIHMMKNSLEAMGCDVDYNLGILDDSGIFIVSWMDKSGMGPRFVEVVVAILE, encoded by the coding sequence ATGCAAACGCATAAAATTGCAGGGAAAGTAATGGAAAGTTTAGAAGCTTTCCATGGATCAAAGCCAGCTATAGACGCACAAAACATCCTTATAGTACGTGGAATGTCTGGAAAAAAATTTGATGAGGATATGGATGCTGTTCTTTCAGATCTTTTAAAAACCATTGGAGCACAGGAAATAGACATTTTTTCAAAGGATGGTGGAGATATTATAGGGATAATGGATGAAAGAATTCGTGCCAATGTTCCTGTTCAAAGTGAAACCGATATTTCCGGTATTCACATGATGAAAAACTCTCTTGAAGCCATGGGTTGTGATGTAGATTATAATCTTGGAATTTTAGATGATTCAGGAATTTTTATTGTTTCCTGGATGGATAAAAGTGGAATGGGTCCTCGATTCGTGGAAGTGGTTGTTGCAATCCTGGAATAA
- the mptA gene encoding GTP cyclohydrolase MptA → MDIKCFPDTQDKTATIPVHLTRVGVIGVKKLLKIEREWKRPIILLPTFDAFVDLPSKQRGIHMSRNPEAISDVLEEVIDGKVTEIESLCAQIVSKLLKKHKYARRAEVSMKSDLMIAKKSPITDLKTQEMTSIMADATGLRDGDEIIIRKMIGAEVVGMTACPCAQESIRETSRKKLLEFLDEDTTEKVLDSVSLASHNQRGRGMIMIEVPNDQVIRVEQLVTIIEESMSSPICELLKRPDENAIVVQAHENPMFVEDCVRNMVQKIVKEFKSFPDDTLVTVRQVNEESIHMHNAFAEKVATLGELKYEIEAMEENSD, encoded by the coding sequence TTGGATATCAAATGTTTTCCAGATACGCAGGATAAAACAGCTACAATTCCAGTGCATCTTACACGAGTTGGAGTAATTGGAGTAAAAAAACTTTTAAAAATTGAAAGAGAATGGAAAAGGCCTATAATACTCTTGCCGACCTTTGATGCATTTGTGGATCTTCCAAGTAAACAAAGAGGAATCCACATGTCCAGAAATCCAGAGGCAATAAGCGACGTGCTTGAAGAAGTTATTGATGGTAAGGTGACAGAAATAGAATCTCTTTGTGCTCAGATAGTAAGTAAACTACTTAAAAAGCATAAATATGCAAGAAGAGCAGAAGTAAGTATGAAAAGCGATCTTATGATCGCTAAAAAGTCACCGATCACCGATTTAAAGACCCAGGAAATGACCAGTATAATGGCAGATGCCACTGGTCTAAGGGACGGTGATGAAATAATTATCAGGAAAATGATCGGTGCAGAAGTTGTGGGAATGACTGCATGCCCATGTGCGCAGGAATCAATACGTGAAACCTCCAGAAAGAAACTCTTAGAGTTTTTAGATGAGGATACTACTGAAAAGGTTCTTGATTCTGTATCGCTTGCATCCCATAACCAGAGGGGAAGGGGGATGATCATGATAGAGGTTCCTAATGACCAGGTGATACGAGTGGAACAGTTAGTTACAATTATAGAAGAATCTATGAGTTCTCCTATCTGTGAACTTTTAAAAAGACCTGATGAAAATGCAATTGTGGTTCAAGCCCATGAAAATCCCATGTTTGTTGAAGACTGCGTAAGAAACATGGTGCAGAAAATAGTAAAGGAGTTTAAAAGCTTCCCTGATGACACTTTAGTTACTGTTAGGCAGGTGAATGAAGAGAGTATACACATGCACAATGCCTTTGCCGAGAAGGTGGCCACATTAGGTGAACTTAAATATGAAATAGAAGCTATGGAAGAAAATAGCGATTAA
- a CDS encoding pseudomurein-binding repeat-containing protein, protein MGIGGGIITKKLLFAALLIFGLSLAGIAGASAAEVGNAQTQSDNNSTVQKKANIQTNDTNIVNKSATTQNSVDENEKTVENTGTATASTSTDQTTVKKQAVAEDAASTGTRKTTVTPTSTSTNVTKQNSASTGTDTQKTVETADVNTQNSVTSSKTANNATSTQKEEATAGETKTTSTNQTANQTANSTSFTVNQINDAAARVKAYIETNHKLPNYVTIGTAQVKMPDFLKLLTAGLLQINNGTTAPVTLETVNIPAKPTESIKSGSITKTGYLDLAKRVNAFINANGILPNYATTTLGKLRYESLIYKFSKILNFEKTNNRLPNYATVKAWSIVSNANLTQARVIYITSDNINSVTRDTARIKAIIDGLKALGLTAVNGGLGPNTHMSVLKNSKVPSNALVVNIYGGACAGTIYEMGLSYYKKLVGAKKVFSVWIPPSANITGLAWLPRAHDDNFSPSRFKGLAHPDQYLKNNGYDYIYSRDLNAIIAAIYKQATTA, encoded by the coding sequence TTGGGAATCGGAGGCGGTATAATTACGAAAAAATTGCTTTTTGCAGCCCTATTAATATTCGGCCTATCATTGGCAGGTATTGCTGGCGCAAGCGCAGCAGAAGTAGGAAATGCACAAACACAGTCTGATAATAACAGTACTGTGCAAAAAAAAGCTAATATACAAACAAATGATACAAACATTGTAAATAAATCGGCTACAACGCAAAATTCAGTCGATGAGAATGAAAAAACTGTAGAAAATACAGGCACTGCTACAGCAAGTACCAGTACTGATCAAACTACAGTTAAAAAACAGGCAGTTGCAGAAGATGCAGCAAGTACAGGTACCCGTAAAACTACAGTGACTCCAACATCGACTTCAACAAATGTAACCAAACAAAACTCAGCAAGTACCGGGACAGATACACAAAAAACAGTTGAAACTGCAGATGTTAACACTCAAAATTCAGTGACATCTTCAAAAACAGCGAATAATGCAACCAGTACTCAAAAAGAAGAAGCGACTGCAGGAGAAACAAAAACTACAAGCACCAATCAAACAGCGAATCAAACAGCAAATTCAACAAGTTTTACTGTAAATCAAATCAACGATGCAGCAGCTAGAGTCAAAGCATACATCGAAACCAATCACAAACTCCCAAACTACGTGACAATCGGTACAGCTCAAGTTAAAATGCCTGACTTCTTGAAACTACTGACTGCAGGACTATTACAAATAAACAACGGAACAACAGCACCAGTAACACTTGAAACTGTAAATATTCCAGCAAAACCAACTGAAAGCATTAAAAGTGGAAGTATAACTAAAACAGGTTATTTAGACCTTGCTAAAAGAGTCAACGCATTTATAAATGCAAATGGCATTTTACCAAATTATGCAACCACTACTCTCGGTAAATTAAGGTATGAATCCCTGATTTACAAGTTTTCCAAGATACTCAATTTCGAGAAAACAAACAACAGATTACCAAACTACGCTACAGTAAAAGCATGGTCAATTGTTTCAAATGCTAATTTAACGCAAGCTAGAGTAATATATATAACAAGCGACAACATAAATAGCGTTACAAGAGACACAGCACGGATTAAAGCAATTATCGATGGCTTAAAGGCACTGGGATTAACTGCAGTAAACGGAGGTTTAGGCCCTAATACACATATGAGTGTGCTTAAAAATAGCAAAGTACCCTCAAACGCACTGGTAGTTAATATATACGGTGGAGCCTGTGCAGGTACAATATATGAAATGGGACTAAGCTATTATAAGAAATTAGTCGGGGCCAAAAAAGTATTCAGTGTTTGGATACCACCATCTGCAAATATAACTGGTTTAGCATGGTTACCAAGGGCACATGACGACAATTTCAGTCCATCCAGGTTTAAAGGACTGGCGCATCCAGATCAATATCTAAAAAATAACGGATATGATTACATCTACTCTAGAGATTTAAACGCTATAATAGCTGCCATATATAAACAAGCAACAACTGCATAA